One region of Quercus lobata isolate SW786 chromosome 2, ValleyOak3.0 Primary Assembly, whole genome shotgun sequence genomic DNA includes:
- the LOC115974544 gene encoding probable nucleoredoxin 2 encodes MVLRNINQLWKNDKRLVFSYLKERERKRERVREMKKEGKDGNFEALTNGDYEEQVSSSRFSSLLESRDRDYLLSSTGLQVKVSDLEGKVIGLYFSANWYPPCRNFTPVLVDMYEQLKTNGSNFEIVYVSSDEDLNAFNNYHALMPWLAIPFSDLETKKALNRKFDIEGIPCLVILQPNGNKDDATLHEGVELVYRYGVRAFPFTKERLENLLEEEREKHERQTLTNLITNHDRDYLLGHPSPKQVPVASLVGKTVGLYFSAQWCVPCVKFIPRLISIYQKIKQMLVENGDQEDFEIVFVSNDRDQQSFDTYFNTMPWLALPFGDPTVKELAKHFDVHGIPCLIIIGPDGKTVTKQGRNLINLYQEDAYPFTEAKVELLEKQMDEEAKSLPRSVYHPGHRHELNLVSEGNGGGPFICCDCDEQGCGWAYQCLECGYEVHPKCVTTADRASTGQ; translated from the exons ATGGTTCTTAGGAATATAAACCAGCTTTGGAAGAATGATAAGAGGCTGGTTTTTTCATacttgaaagagagagagagaaagagagagagagtgagagagatgaagaaagaaggTAAAGATGGTAATTTTGAAGCCCTAACAAACGGTGACTATGAAGAACAGGTCTCAAGCTCAAGATTCTCATCTCTCTTGGAGTCCAGAGATCGAGATTATCTTCTCAGTTCAACTGGACTTCag GTGAAAGTATCTGATCTTGAAGGCAAGGTTATAGGGCTCTACTTCTCAGCCAATTGGTACCCGCCATGCAGAAACTTCACCCCAGTCCTAGTTGATATGTACGAGCAACTTAAGACCAATGGGtctaattttgaaattgtgtaTGTGTCATCGGATGAAGACTTGAATGCCTTCAACAACTATCATGCGTTGATGCCTTGGCTGGCTATTCCATTCTCTGATTTGGAGACTAAGAAAGCATTGAACAGGAAATTTGATATCGAAGGAATTCCTTGCTTAGTCATTTTGCAACCTAACGGTAATAAAGATGATGCAACATTGCATGAAGGTGTTGAACTCGTTTATCGATACGGGGTCCGGGCCTTCCCGTTTACTAAAGAGAGGTTGGAGAATTTGCtggaggaagagagggagaagcaTGAGAGGCAGACCCTTACCAATTTAATAACTAACCACGATAGAGACTATCTTTTGGGTCATCCCAGTCCTAAACAG GTACCTGTTGCTTCATTGGTAGGTAAAACAGTTGGACTATACTTCTCTGCCCAATGGTGCGTTCCATGTGTTAAGTTTATTCCGAGGTTAATCTCCATCTACCAAAAGATTAAGCAAATGCTGGTAGAAAATGGAGATCAAGAGGACTTCGAAATAGTGTTCGTGTCAAATGATCGCGACCAACAGTCATTTGACACCTATTTTAATACCATGCCTTGGCTAGCTTTGCCTTTTGGAGACCCAACTGTGAAGGAGCTTGCTAAGCATTTTGATGTACACGGGATCCCTTGTTTGATAATTATAGGCCCTGATGGTAAAACTGTGACCAAACAAGGTAGGAACTTGATAAACTTGTACCAAGAAGATGCATACCCTTTCACTGAAGCCAAAGTGGAGTTGCTAGAGAAACAAATGGATGAAGAGGCTAAGAGCCTTCCAAGATCGGTGTACCATCCAGGGCATCGCCACGAGCTCAATTTGGTGTCTGAAGGCAATGGAGGAGGGCCTTTTATATGTTGTGATTGCGATGAACAAGGGTGTGGTTGGGCTTACCAGTGTTTGGAATGTGGGTATGAGGTGCACCCAAAATGTGTGACAACTGCAGATCGCGCCTCTACGGGGCAATAA